The window CGAGATCCGCCTCAACTTCACGGAGTTTCGTGGCGGCCAACTGGGTATCCCCCATCAGCAACCGCTTGAGCCCTATCACCAAAACCACAAAAACCGCTAACTGTGCGATGATCAAATACACCATCATTCTCATATTAAACCCTTTCCACCCAAGTCCTCACCCGTCGTTCAGCGCCCGAATAACTGGAACAGTACCAGAAGCGCGATCACGGCTATTGCTTCGGCGAACACCAGCGAAATAATCATTGCCTGCAATATTTTCTGGGCGGCCGAGGGATTACGCCCCAGTGCGCGAATACTGGCATACCCTATGGTGGCGATTACCGCCGAAGGCCCCAGTACTACCAGAAAAATAACCAGAAAAATAACGAAATTCCGCATCGCTTAGTTGTCCGCCTTCTTTTCAACTTTCTTTGGATTCCGCTCCTCCAGCAGAATCACACACTCTTCGTTCAAGAACCTTATCATACCTTTTTTAATCGGTATACGGCTCTTCCAGTCCACTACAATATCTCCCTCTTTCAAGAGACTGACTATCGGCACATGATAAGCCAGTATCTCAAACTCGCCTGCGTCGCCGGGTAGGAACACGCTGCTTACTTTCCCCTCGAAGACAACATGCTTCGGATTTAATATTTTCAGCGCGAAAGTTGCCGCCATGTCTATCCTTTGGCATCAAAAAAACCATGAATCGCCGTTGTCATACGTCGCTCAAATTCAATCGTCAAACGAGGCGATGCCTCCATTTCACGTTCAAGCTGCGGGTCATTATTTTTGACAAAAGCTTCAATCCCCCCACGGAACCTGACCCATTCATTTGGATCCAAGTTATCGAGCACCCCCATCCGCAATCCATAGAGCAATAACACCTCTTCAAGCAGGCTGGCCGGCTGATATTGAGGCTGCTGGAACATCACCATCATCACCTGCCCCCGCTTCATAATGGCTTCCGCCTCGCGTGACATACCAGACTGCAACTTACTCAGACGCGCCACCTCGATGTACTCCAGGAAACCTCTTCGGAGTCCGCCACTCAATTCCCGCAGAATCAATGGCTGTGCCCGCCCACCAACAATCGAGAGGGAGAGTTTGAAGTCAACAGCCGGCCTCGTCCCCTCACCGAACATACTGGAGTTGAGGCTCACCAAACCATCACAAATGGAGATCAGATTGGAGGGAATATAACCAGTCAAATCCCCCTGCAGGGTATCCGCCAAACCCAGGAACGTCATGGAGCCACTGCCATTCTCCTCATTCAATTTTCCCGCCCGCTCCATCAGTTGGGTCTGGACATAAAAGATATCACCGGGATACGCCTCTCTGCCGGGGGGGCGCTCCAAAAGCAGGGAAATCTGGCGATAGGCCCAGGCATGTTTGGTAAGATCATCAAACACCACGAGCACATCCTTGCCCTGCCGCATCAGATAATCGCCGATGGTGGCGGCAGTAAAGGGCACAATGTACTGCTCGCCCGCCGTGGCACTATCAGTGGCGGCAACGATAATGGTGTAGGGGAGCGCTTCTTTCTCGGACAAGACGGTCAGCACTTTTTCCAGGGATACCAGGGCTTTCCCGATGCAACAGTAAATACAGACCACATCACGCCCACGCTGGCTGAGGATGGCATCGGTCGCAATGCTTGTCTTGCCCGTCATGCGATCCCCCATGATCAATTGCCGCTGGCCCAGACCAATCGGCACCATGGCATCAATGACCCGCGTGCCGGTGAATAACATTTTTGAAACCGGGGCTCGTTCCGTGATCAGAGGCGAAGGGGAAAATACCGGACGATTCACATCGCAACTCACCTCGCCACGTCCGTCACAGGGGGCGCCCATCGCATCCACCATGCGACCAATCATCGCCTCCCCTACCGGAATCGTGAATGGCTCACTATTCCCCGCCACGGATTGCCCTAACCGGACGCCGGTGTCACTCCCCAGCATGAGCGCCAATACATCATCCTGGTCATAGCCCATGATGATGCCTTTATTGCCATCACCGAAATCTACTAACTGCCCATTCAGACAGGAGGGCAACCCAGTGATCCGGACAATCATTTTCTTGATATCCTTGATCACCCCGGTCTCTGAAATCTTAATTTTGAATGGCGCCATCACCATACGCGGTAAGCTGCTCATGGATCCCCTCCTTAATCTGTTCGGTGAGATCTTTCTTATGAATCAAGTCCTGAATTAAGTCCGGTCTTTCGGCCTTAATTTTGGCCAATACCCCGGCCTGATACGCCCCAACCTGATCGGGCTTAAGATTTTCCATAAAACCATTGGCGAGCGCATAGAGAATGATGACCTGATGCTCGATTGGAACCGGCGCATTCTTATCCTGCTTAAGAATCTCCGCCACCACTTTCCCTTTTTGAAGTCGTTTTTCGACTGCCGCCGAGACCCCGGCTTTGATACGGGTCAGTTTTTCAAGCTCCTTATACTGAATGTATTCCAACCGCAAAATCCCCGCCAGTTTCCGCATCGCAGGCCACTGAACTTTGCTGCCAATACGAGAGACGGACAACCCGATATCAATTGCGGGCTTAAACCCCTCGGTAAACAAAGGCGTACTGACATAAATCTGACCATCGGTCATGGAAATGATATTGGTGGGGATATACCCGGTCACATCCCCCTGTACCGTTTCCACAATGGGAAAAAATGTCATCGAGCCCGAACCCCGCTCCGGTCGCAATTTTCCAGCCCGCTCCACCAACTGGGAGTGAAGATAGAAAATATCTCCGGGATAGGCATCACGCCCAGGTGATCGCTCCAAAAGCAGTGACATCTGGCGGTACACCCATGCATGCTTGGTAAGGTCGTCAAACACCACAAACACATCGCGCCCCTTCTCCATGAAATACTCACCTAAACTGGCGGCCACATAGGGGGCAAGATATTGCTGCCCAACAGCCGACGCCGCAGTCGCCGACACAATCAGGCCATACTCCATGACCCCATTCTCACGAAACAGGTCCAGAACCTTGTTCAACGAG of the bacterium genome contains:
- a CDS encoding ATP synthase F0 subunit C, with translation MRNFVIFLVIFLVVLGPSAVIATIGYASIRALGRNPSAAQKILQAMIISLVFAEAIAVIALLVLFQLFGR
- a CDS encoding F0F1 ATP synthase subunit alpha (produces ATP from ADP in the presence of a proton gradient across the membrane; the alpha chain is a catalytic subunit), with the translated sequence MSSLPRMVMAPFKIKISETGVIKDIKKMIVRITGLPSCLNGQLVDFGDGNKGIIMGYDQDDVLALMLGSDTGVRLGQSVAGNSEPFTIPVGEAMIGRMVDAMGAPCDGRGEVSCDVNRPVFSPSPLITERAPVSKMLFTGTRVIDAMVPIGLGQRQLIMGDRMTGKTSIATDAILSQRGRDVVCIYCCIGKALVSLEKVLTVLSEKEALPYTIIVAATDSATAGEQYIVPFTAATIGDYLMRQGKDVLVVFDDLTKHAWAYRQISLLLERPPGREAYPGDIFYVQTQLMERAGKLNEENGSGSMTFLGLADTLQGDLTGYIPSNLISICDGLVSLNSSMFGEGTRPAVDFKLSLSIVGGRAQPLILRELSGGLRRGFLEYIEVARLSKLQSGMSREAEAIMKRGQVMMVMFQQPQYQPASLLEEVLLLYGLRMGVLDNLDPNEWVRFRGGIEAFVKNNDPQLEREMEASPRLTIEFERRMTTAIHGFFDAKG
- a CDS encoding F0F1 ATP synthase subunit alpha; protein product: MAISFKISPLQMKEYGVVSEIKQGIAHVTGLTNCMNGQLVHFDGGSQGTIVGFDNGYELVMIVKEGAKLKPGDKLFSTIESCTVPVGDQFLGRMVNGLGEPIDGLGPIKADRRQPIFNQSPSVLERTPLKESLETGVKILDMMNPVGKGQRQLILGDRVTGKTTIATDTILNQRGKGVICIYCCIGKAEASLNKVLDLFRENGVMEYGLIVSATAASAVGQQYLAPYVAASLGEYFMEKGRDVFVVFDDLTKHAWVYRQMSLLLERSPGRDAYPGDIFYLHSQLVERAGKLRPERGSGSMTFFPIVETVQGDVTGYIPTNIISMTDGQIYVSTPLFTEGFKPAIDIGLSVSRIGSKVQWPAMRKLAGILRLEYIQYKELEKLTRIKAGVSAAVEKRLQKGKVVAEILKQDKNAPVPIEHQVIILYALANGFMENLKPDQVGAYQAGVLAKIKAERPDLIQDLIHKKDLTEQIKEGIHEQLTAYGDGAIQN